In Lycium ferocissimum isolate CSIRO_LF1 chromosome 11, AGI_CSIRO_Lferr_CH_V1, whole genome shotgun sequence, a single genomic region encodes these proteins:
- the LOC132036272 gene encoding helicase-like transcription factor CHR28 isoform X1: protein MMMADKASSELWLSSEETSVDFDLNFDGPSMDIDDLLSIIDEKSDPPIATTQQSMPEDLLPNDVGQVGYSDLERSSASRAQFLGRIGVSPSSNSEASDTRTGVSDGSSDSAGNSIVDGKKLGFQLEIGSPVHSFYESLTGWTPAQDNEWFSDRDNISRSTSSNVQQERLLLSQSTAQNKLNNSGTLAAEETASMEVAVSSNDEHYARLSLCQSSDTLPGNWDNYAQTPHTYSFLKQDAPNNLDFEMLSHNDKMLNVMDEQLDHTTGIADSDTGIACGNWTTRTGEGIQRAPECHMTPNFGVEELSAYYSGSDQTLLNSGNLFSRLEGSNTMGKIFPQPLPCNQSSFPFQNQQFHRKNDKSELIGGADMSTVSELSNSFCSAPVTSLSSNNLLVYPKDENDVLQYNRPSKLPFSNRNNRPSYHLDNLEETSLEKPILVPHDQHVDVKVREQSVPLSSTSMKQQFGCAKLAKGEKRIFLKVNGSCLSTITHQGIKRSSLNQISHSEDDDDDLCILEEISAPAKANPCANGKSLVALQRTTITDSFAPAEVGQMRPEVGQMRPKSNDELVIYRAALQDLSQPKSEESPPDGLLAVPLLRHQRIALSWMAKKEKAGVPCCGGILADDQGLGKTVSTIALILKERSPSSRLSTAIARQIKTETLNLDDDDVLCELDKSKQGADSCQVDENSSMGCKTSLHAKGRPAAGTLIVCPTSVLRQWSEELHNKVTSKANLSVLVYHGSSRTKDPIELAKYDVVVTTYSIVSMEVPKQPLAEDDDETGKATHESSSSKKRKTPSSSKKSSSKAKKEMEKELLEATARPLARVGWYRVVLDEAQSIKNYRTQVARACWGLRAKRRWCLSGTPIQNAVDDLYSYFRFLKYDPYAVYKQFCSTIKVPIQRHPTTGYRKLQAVLKTVMLRRTKGTFIDGEPIINLPKKTIVLKKVDFTDEERDFYCRLEAESRAQFAEYAAAGTVKQNYVNILLMLLRLRQACDHPLLVGGSNSGSVWRSSVEEAKKLSREKLTDLLNCLEGSLAICGICSDPPEDAVVTVCGHVFCNQCICEHLTGDDTQCPVSACKAHLSSSSVFTKAMLSGSLSDQPSLQKYPDCAGSQVAESSICSPYDSSKIKAALQMLQSLSKPKACNRLSRSDDEGASPSENTCDVSSKDTTTTAGEKAIVFSQWTGMLDLLEACLKTSSIQYRRLDGTMSVLARDKAVKDFNTLPEVTVMIMSLKAASLGLNMVAACHVLLLDLWWNPTTEDQAIDRAHRIGQTRPVTVLRLTVKDTVEDRILALQQKKREMVASAFGEDETGSRQTRLTVEDLEYLFKI, encoded by the exons aTGATGATGGCGGATAAAGCATCGTCAGAGTTATGGTTATCATCTGAAGAAACTTcagttgattttgatttgaattttgatGGGCCAAGTATGgatattgatgatttattgagTATTATTGATGAGAAATCTGATCCACCTATTGCTACTACTCAGCAG AGTATGCCGGAGGATTTATTGCCAAATGACGTGGGACAAG TAGGTTATTCAGACTTGGAGAGATCTTCAGCTTCGAGGGCTCAATTTCTTGGGCGCATTGGAGTTTCCCCTTCGTCCAACTCAGAAGCTTCAGATACAAGGACTGGTGTTTCAGATGGCTCATCTGATTCCGCAGGGAATTCAATTGTTGATGGCAAAAAGCTTGGATTTCAATTAGAGATAGGCTCTCCAGTACATAGTTTCTATGAAAGCCTGACTGGTTGGACACCTGCTCAGGACAATGAATGGTTCAGTGATAGGGATAATATCTCTCGGAGCACTTCATCTAATGTCCAGCAAGAAA GGTTGCTGTTAAGCCAATCAACTGCACAGAACAAGTTGAACAACTCAGGAACATTAGCTGCAGAGGAAACAGCAAGCATGGAAGTAGCTGTATCTTCAAATGATGAACACTATGCTAGGCTTAGTTTATGTCAGAGTTCTGATACTTTGCCTGGAAATTGGGATAATTATGCACAAACTCCCCATACATATTCTTTCTTGAAGCAGGATGCACCAAATAACCTTGATTTTGAAATGCTGTCTCACAATGATAAGATGCTAAATGTAATGGATGAACAATTGGACCATACAACTGGGATTGCCGACTCAGACACTGGAATAGCATGTGGGAATTGGACAACAAGAACAGGTGAAGGAATTCAGCGGGCTCCTGAGTGTCATATGACTCCAAATTTTGGTGTTGAGGAGCTCAGTGCCTATTATAGTGGTAGTGACCAAACACTATTAAATAGTGGCAACTTGTTCTCCAGATTAGAAGGCAGCAATACGATGGGAAAGATATTTCCTCAGCCTTTGCCTTGCAATCAGTCAAGTTTCCCTTTTCAAAATCAGCAGTTTCATAGAAAGAATGACAAAAGTGAACTGATAGGTGGTGCTGATATGTCTACAGTTTCTGAGCTCTCAAATTCATTTTGTTCTGCTCCTGTAACTTCCCTGTCAAGTAATAATCTTTTGGTTTATCCaaaggatgaaaatgatgtACTTCAATATAATAGGCCTTCTAAGTTACCTTTTTCTAATCGAAATAATAGGCCTTCTTATCACCTTGATAATTTAGAAGAAACTTCTTTAGAAAAACCCATTCTGGTTCCTCATGATCAGCATGTGGATGTGAAGGTTAGAGAACAATCTGTCCCATTGTCATCAACTTCAATGAAGCAACAGTTTGGTTGTGCAAAATTAGCAAAGGGCGAAAAGCgtattttcttaaaagttaATGGTTCTTGTCTATCTACAATCACTCATCAAGGAATTAAGAGAAGTTCGTTGAATCAAATAAGCCATagtgaggatgatgatgatgatctatGCATTCTTGAGGAAATAAGTGCACCTGCAAAGGCAAATCCATGTGCTAATGGCAAGTCTCTTGTTGCTCTACAGCGTACTACAATTACTGACTCTTTTGCTCCAGCTGAAGTGGGACAAATGAGGCCTGAAGTGGGACAAATGAGGCCGAAGTCAAATGACGAGCTTGTTATTTATCGAGCTGCCTTGCAG GATCTTTCTCAGCCGAAATCAGAAGAGAGTCCACCTGATGGTCTTTTGGCTGTTCCTCTATTGAGGCACCAG CGCATTGCATTATCATGGATGGCTAAGAAGGAAAAAGCTGGTGTACCCTGTTGTGGTGGGATTCTTGCTGATGATCAG ggACTTGGAAAAACTGTATCAACAATTGCACTAATACTCAAAGAAAGGTCTCCATCTTCAAGACTTTCTACAGCCATCGCCAGACAAATTAAAACGGAGACATTGAATTTGGACGACGATGATGTTTTATGTGAGCTTGACAAGTCAAAGCAAGGTGCCGATTCTTGTCAAGTTGATGAAAATTCTAGCATGGGCTGTAAAACTTCTTTGCATGCAAAAGGGAGGCCAGCTGCTGGCACCCTTATCGTTTGTCCTACCAGTGTCCTCCGTCAGTGGTCTGAGGAGTTGCACAATAAGGTAACAAGCAAAGCAAATCTCTCTGTTCTAGTATACCATGGTAGCAGTAGAACAAAGGACCCGATTGAACTAGCAAAGTATGATGTGGTGGTCACAACATATTCAATCGTAAGCATGGAGGTCCCTAAGCAGCCTCTTgcagaagatgatgatgagaCAGGAAAAGCAACTCATGAATCATCTTCtagtaaaaagagaaaaactcCTTCGAGCTCAAAGAAAAGTTCATCAAAGGCGAAAAAAGAAATGGAGAAGGAATTGCTTGAAGCCACTGCCCGCCCTCTCGCCAGGGTGGGATGGTATAGGGTCGTGCTGGATGAGGCTCAAAGCATTAAGAATTACAGAACCCAAGTAGCTAGGGCTTGTTGGGGTCTCCGAGCTAAACGTAGATGGTGTTTGTCGGGGACACCTATCCAGAACGCAGTTGATGACCTTTACAGTTACTTCAGATTTCTCAAATATGACCCATATGCGGTGTATAAACAATTCTGCTCCACAATCAAGGTTCCAATCCAAAGACACCCAACAACCGGGTATAGAAAGCTGCAGGCCGTTCTGAAGACTGTTATGCTTCGTCGCACTAAAG GTACATTTATTGATGGAGAACCCATTATCAACCTTCCAAAGAAAACAATTGTACTAAAAAAAGTTGATTTTACGGATGAGGAACGAGATTTCTACTGCAGACTTGAAGCTGAATCACGTGCTCAGTTTGCT GAATATGCTGCTGCTGGGACAGTCAAACAAAATTATGTGAACATACTGTTGATGCTTTTACGACTGAGACAAGCTTGTGATCACCCTCTTCTTGTTGGAGGGTCCAACTCTGGTTCTGTTTGGAGATCATCTGTTGAGGAGGCCAAGAAATTATCACGAGAGAAACTAACTGATCTTTTGAATTGCTTGGAAGGTTCTTTAGCAATTTGTGGCATATGCAGT GATCCCCCTGAAGATGCTGTTGTAACAGTTTGTGGACATGTCTTTTGCAATCAGTGTATTTGTGAGCATCTAACCGGTGATGACACTCAGTGTCCTGTATCAGCTTGCAAAGCTCATCTGAGCAGTTCTTCAGTTTTCACTAAAGCAATGTTAAGTGGTTCTCTATCTGATCAACCCAGTCTGCAAAAGTACCCTGACTGTGCTGGATCTCAAGTGGCTGAAAGTTCAATTTGTAGCCCATATGATTCATCCAAGATTAAAGCTGCTCTTCAGATGCTTCAATCTCTGTCTAAACCTAAGGCTTGCAACCGCCTTTCAAGATCAGATGATGAAGGAGCTTCTCCTTCGGAAAATACATGTGATGTAAGTTCCAAAGACACAACCACAACAGCTGGAGAGAAAGCAATTGTCTTTTCTCAGTGgacggggatgttggatttactTGAAGCTTGTCTGAAAACTTCCTCAATTCAGTACCGTAGACTTGACGGAACAATGTCTGTTCTTGCCAGAGACAAGGCTGTGAAGGATTTCAACACACTCCCTGAG GTAACAGTCATGATTATGTCTCTGAAAGCTGCAAGCCTGGGGCTTAACATGGTTGCAGCTTGTCATGTTCTTCTCTTGGACCTTTGGTGGAACCCTACGACTGAGGATCAAGCAATTGACAGGGCTCATCGGATTGGACAGACCCGTCCGGTTACAGTTTTGCGGTTGACTGTAAAAGATACAGTTGAAGATCGTATTTTGGCTCTTCAG caaaagaaaagagaaatggttgCTTCCGCATTTGGAGAGGATGAGACTGGTAGCCGACAGACTCGTCTCACTGTGGAGGATTTAGAGTACCTTTTCAAGATTTAA
- the LOC132036272 gene encoding helicase-like transcription factor CHR28 isoform X2: MMMADKASSELWLSSEETSVDFDLNFDGPSMDIDDLLSIIDEKSDPPIATTQQSMPEDLLPNDVGQGYSDLERSSASRAQFLGRIGVSPSSNSEASDTRTGVSDGSSDSAGNSIVDGKKLGFQLEIGSPVHSFYESLTGWTPAQDNEWFSDRDNISRSTSSNVQQERLLLSQSTAQNKLNNSGTLAAEETASMEVAVSSNDEHYARLSLCQSSDTLPGNWDNYAQTPHTYSFLKQDAPNNLDFEMLSHNDKMLNVMDEQLDHTTGIADSDTGIACGNWTTRTGEGIQRAPECHMTPNFGVEELSAYYSGSDQTLLNSGNLFSRLEGSNTMGKIFPQPLPCNQSSFPFQNQQFHRKNDKSELIGGADMSTVSELSNSFCSAPVTSLSSNNLLVYPKDENDVLQYNRPSKLPFSNRNNRPSYHLDNLEETSLEKPILVPHDQHVDVKVREQSVPLSSTSMKQQFGCAKLAKGEKRIFLKVNGSCLSTITHQGIKRSSLNQISHSEDDDDDLCILEEISAPAKANPCANGKSLVALQRTTITDSFAPAEVGQMRPEVGQMRPKSNDELVIYRAALQDLSQPKSEESPPDGLLAVPLLRHQRIALSWMAKKEKAGVPCCGGILADDQGLGKTVSTIALILKERSPSSRLSTAIARQIKTETLNLDDDDVLCELDKSKQGADSCQVDENSSMGCKTSLHAKGRPAAGTLIVCPTSVLRQWSEELHNKVTSKANLSVLVYHGSSRTKDPIELAKYDVVVTTYSIVSMEVPKQPLAEDDDETGKATHESSSSKKRKTPSSSKKSSSKAKKEMEKELLEATARPLARVGWYRVVLDEAQSIKNYRTQVARACWGLRAKRRWCLSGTPIQNAVDDLYSYFRFLKYDPYAVYKQFCSTIKVPIQRHPTTGYRKLQAVLKTVMLRRTKGTFIDGEPIINLPKKTIVLKKVDFTDEERDFYCRLEAESRAQFAEYAAAGTVKQNYVNILLMLLRLRQACDHPLLVGGSNSGSVWRSSVEEAKKLSREKLTDLLNCLEGSLAICGICSDPPEDAVVTVCGHVFCNQCICEHLTGDDTQCPVSACKAHLSSSSVFTKAMLSGSLSDQPSLQKYPDCAGSQVAESSICSPYDSSKIKAALQMLQSLSKPKACNRLSRSDDEGASPSENTCDVSSKDTTTTAGEKAIVFSQWTGMLDLLEACLKTSSIQYRRLDGTMSVLARDKAVKDFNTLPEVTVMIMSLKAASLGLNMVAACHVLLLDLWWNPTTEDQAIDRAHRIGQTRPVTVLRLTVKDTVEDRILALQQKKREMVASAFGEDETGSRQTRLTVEDLEYLFKI, encoded by the exons aTGATGATGGCGGATAAAGCATCGTCAGAGTTATGGTTATCATCTGAAGAAACTTcagttgattttgatttgaattttgatGGGCCAAGTATGgatattgatgatttattgagTATTATTGATGAGAAATCTGATCCACCTATTGCTACTACTCAGCAG AGTATGCCGGAGGATTTATTGCCAAATGACGTGGGACAAG GTTATTCAGACTTGGAGAGATCTTCAGCTTCGAGGGCTCAATTTCTTGGGCGCATTGGAGTTTCCCCTTCGTCCAACTCAGAAGCTTCAGATACAAGGACTGGTGTTTCAGATGGCTCATCTGATTCCGCAGGGAATTCAATTGTTGATGGCAAAAAGCTTGGATTTCAATTAGAGATAGGCTCTCCAGTACATAGTTTCTATGAAAGCCTGACTGGTTGGACACCTGCTCAGGACAATGAATGGTTCAGTGATAGGGATAATATCTCTCGGAGCACTTCATCTAATGTCCAGCAAGAAA GGTTGCTGTTAAGCCAATCAACTGCACAGAACAAGTTGAACAACTCAGGAACATTAGCTGCAGAGGAAACAGCAAGCATGGAAGTAGCTGTATCTTCAAATGATGAACACTATGCTAGGCTTAGTTTATGTCAGAGTTCTGATACTTTGCCTGGAAATTGGGATAATTATGCACAAACTCCCCATACATATTCTTTCTTGAAGCAGGATGCACCAAATAACCTTGATTTTGAAATGCTGTCTCACAATGATAAGATGCTAAATGTAATGGATGAACAATTGGACCATACAACTGGGATTGCCGACTCAGACACTGGAATAGCATGTGGGAATTGGACAACAAGAACAGGTGAAGGAATTCAGCGGGCTCCTGAGTGTCATATGACTCCAAATTTTGGTGTTGAGGAGCTCAGTGCCTATTATAGTGGTAGTGACCAAACACTATTAAATAGTGGCAACTTGTTCTCCAGATTAGAAGGCAGCAATACGATGGGAAAGATATTTCCTCAGCCTTTGCCTTGCAATCAGTCAAGTTTCCCTTTTCAAAATCAGCAGTTTCATAGAAAGAATGACAAAAGTGAACTGATAGGTGGTGCTGATATGTCTACAGTTTCTGAGCTCTCAAATTCATTTTGTTCTGCTCCTGTAACTTCCCTGTCAAGTAATAATCTTTTGGTTTATCCaaaggatgaaaatgatgtACTTCAATATAATAGGCCTTCTAAGTTACCTTTTTCTAATCGAAATAATAGGCCTTCTTATCACCTTGATAATTTAGAAGAAACTTCTTTAGAAAAACCCATTCTGGTTCCTCATGATCAGCATGTGGATGTGAAGGTTAGAGAACAATCTGTCCCATTGTCATCAACTTCAATGAAGCAACAGTTTGGTTGTGCAAAATTAGCAAAGGGCGAAAAGCgtattttcttaaaagttaATGGTTCTTGTCTATCTACAATCACTCATCAAGGAATTAAGAGAAGTTCGTTGAATCAAATAAGCCATagtgaggatgatgatgatgatctatGCATTCTTGAGGAAATAAGTGCACCTGCAAAGGCAAATCCATGTGCTAATGGCAAGTCTCTTGTTGCTCTACAGCGTACTACAATTACTGACTCTTTTGCTCCAGCTGAAGTGGGACAAATGAGGCCTGAAGTGGGACAAATGAGGCCGAAGTCAAATGACGAGCTTGTTATTTATCGAGCTGCCTTGCAG GATCTTTCTCAGCCGAAATCAGAAGAGAGTCCACCTGATGGTCTTTTGGCTGTTCCTCTATTGAGGCACCAG CGCATTGCATTATCATGGATGGCTAAGAAGGAAAAAGCTGGTGTACCCTGTTGTGGTGGGATTCTTGCTGATGATCAG ggACTTGGAAAAACTGTATCAACAATTGCACTAATACTCAAAGAAAGGTCTCCATCTTCAAGACTTTCTACAGCCATCGCCAGACAAATTAAAACGGAGACATTGAATTTGGACGACGATGATGTTTTATGTGAGCTTGACAAGTCAAAGCAAGGTGCCGATTCTTGTCAAGTTGATGAAAATTCTAGCATGGGCTGTAAAACTTCTTTGCATGCAAAAGGGAGGCCAGCTGCTGGCACCCTTATCGTTTGTCCTACCAGTGTCCTCCGTCAGTGGTCTGAGGAGTTGCACAATAAGGTAACAAGCAAAGCAAATCTCTCTGTTCTAGTATACCATGGTAGCAGTAGAACAAAGGACCCGATTGAACTAGCAAAGTATGATGTGGTGGTCACAACATATTCAATCGTAAGCATGGAGGTCCCTAAGCAGCCTCTTgcagaagatgatgatgagaCAGGAAAAGCAACTCATGAATCATCTTCtagtaaaaagagaaaaactcCTTCGAGCTCAAAGAAAAGTTCATCAAAGGCGAAAAAAGAAATGGAGAAGGAATTGCTTGAAGCCACTGCCCGCCCTCTCGCCAGGGTGGGATGGTATAGGGTCGTGCTGGATGAGGCTCAAAGCATTAAGAATTACAGAACCCAAGTAGCTAGGGCTTGTTGGGGTCTCCGAGCTAAACGTAGATGGTGTTTGTCGGGGACACCTATCCAGAACGCAGTTGATGACCTTTACAGTTACTTCAGATTTCTCAAATATGACCCATATGCGGTGTATAAACAATTCTGCTCCACAATCAAGGTTCCAATCCAAAGACACCCAACAACCGGGTATAGAAAGCTGCAGGCCGTTCTGAAGACTGTTATGCTTCGTCGCACTAAAG GTACATTTATTGATGGAGAACCCATTATCAACCTTCCAAAGAAAACAATTGTACTAAAAAAAGTTGATTTTACGGATGAGGAACGAGATTTCTACTGCAGACTTGAAGCTGAATCACGTGCTCAGTTTGCT GAATATGCTGCTGCTGGGACAGTCAAACAAAATTATGTGAACATACTGTTGATGCTTTTACGACTGAGACAAGCTTGTGATCACCCTCTTCTTGTTGGAGGGTCCAACTCTGGTTCTGTTTGGAGATCATCTGTTGAGGAGGCCAAGAAATTATCACGAGAGAAACTAACTGATCTTTTGAATTGCTTGGAAGGTTCTTTAGCAATTTGTGGCATATGCAGT GATCCCCCTGAAGATGCTGTTGTAACAGTTTGTGGACATGTCTTTTGCAATCAGTGTATTTGTGAGCATCTAACCGGTGATGACACTCAGTGTCCTGTATCAGCTTGCAAAGCTCATCTGAGCAGTTCTTCAGTTTTCACTAAAGCAATGTTAAGTGGTTCTCTATCTGATCAACCCAGTCTGCAAAAGTACCCTGACTGTGCTGGATCTCAAGTGGCTGAAAGTTCAATTTGTAGCCCATATGATTCATCCAAGATTAAAGCTGCTCTTCAGATGCTTCAATCTCTGTCTAAACCTAAGGCTTGCAACCGCCTTTCAAGATCAGATGATGAAGGAGCTTCTCCTTCGGAAAATACATGTGATGTAAGTTCCAAAGACACAACCACAACAGCTGGAGAGAAAGCAATTGTCTTTTCTCAGTGgacggggatgttggatttactTGAAGCTTGTCTGAAAACTTCCTCAATTCAGTACCGTAGACTTGACGGAACAATGTCTGTTCTTGCCAGAGACAAGGCTGTGAAGGATTTCAACACACTCCCTGAG GTAACAGTCATGATTATGTCTCTGAAAGCTGCAAGCCTGGGGCTTAACATGGTTGCAGCTTGTCATGTTCTTCTCTTGGACCTTTGGTGGAACCCTACGACTGAGGATCAAGCAATTGACAGGGCTCATCGGATTGGACAGACCCGTCCGGTTACAGTTTTGCGGTTGACTGTAAAAGATACAGTTGAAGATCGTATTTTGGCTCTTCAG caaaagaaaagagaaatggttgCTTCCGCATTTGGAGAGGATGAGACTGGTAGCCGACAGACTCGTCTCACTGTGGAGGATTTAGAGTACCTTTTCAAGATTTAA
- the LOC132038529 gene encoding caffeoylshikimate esterase — MEENQNKNKSLLHYWGNTSEQDYYNLQNIKSTNSFFTSPRNLKLFTKSWLPLDKTPPRGIILMVHGYGNDISWTFQETPIHLAKNGFACFALDIEGHGQSQGLKAYVPNIDYVIKDLLSFFDFIMTQNQEFQDLPKFLYGESMGGAICVLIHLKRPNMFKGGIFIAPMCKISDKVKPRWPIPQFLTILAKLAPTLAIVPTADLLDKSVKVPEKRVIGGMNPNRYVGKPRLGTVVELLRVTDYVSSRLCDVNLPFLVLHGSADVVTDPEVSRELYELAKSKDKTLKIYEGMMHSLLFGETDENVEIVRSDILAWLNERC, encoded by the coding sequence ATGGaagaaaaccaaaacaaaaacaaatctCTCCTCCATTACTGGGGAAACACTTCAGAACAAGATTACTATAATCTCCAAAACATTAAATCCACCAATTCCTTTTTCACTTCACCAAGAAACTTAAAACTTTTCACTAAATCATGGCTACCCCTTGATAAAACCCCTCCACGTGGCATCATTTTAATGGTCCATGGTTATGGAAATGACATCAGTTGGACATTTCAAGAAACCCCAATTCACTTAGCTAAAAATGGATTTGCATGTTTTGCCCTTGATATTGAAGGACATGGTCAATCACAAGGTTTAAAAGCTTATGTACCTAATATTGACTATGTTATTAAGGATTTGTTgtctttttttgattttattatgaCCCAAAATCAAGAATTTCAAGATTTGCCTAAATTTTTATATGGTGAGTCAATGGGTGGTGCTATTTGTGTTTTGATTCATTTAAAAAGGCCTAATATGTTTAAAGGTGGGATTTTTATAGCACCCATGTGTAAAATTTCTGATAAAGTTAAACCAAGATGGCCAATTCCTCAATTTTTGACTATTCTTGCAAAGCTTGCACCTACTTTGGCTATTGTACCAACTGCTGATTTGTTGGACAAATCTGTAAAAGTTCCAGAAAAAAGGGTTATTGGTGGAATGAATCCTAATAGGTATGTTGGAAAACCAAGATTAGGTACTGTTGTTGAACTTTTAAGGGTTACAGATTATGTTAGTAGTAGGCTATGTGATGTAAATTTGCCATTTTTAGTGTTACATGGAAGTGCTGATGTTGTTACTGATCCAGAAGTGAGTAGGGAATTGTATGAATTGGCTAAGAGTAAAGACAAGACTTTGAAGATTTATGAGGGTATGATGCATTCTTTGTTGTTTGGAGAAACTGATGAAAATGTTGAGATTGTTCGTAGCGATATATTGGCTTGGTTGAATGAGAGGTGCTGA